TATACGAAGATGTCGACGCTTCCAAGGTATCCCTGCTCGATTGGGTGCCCGCGCAACCTCTGGACTTGCCGACATCGCATGGTCTAACACCACCATGGATCTTAACACCACGGATGATACCAGTGCCGGAGTCTGTGCCTGTTCGTCCCGCCGCCATCCACAACCTCCGCAGCCCAATCGACTACGCAACTTGGGAGCAGATTGTGCTGGGGCTGTCAGGTCCTCTCCGACTGCCAGCTGGAACCTCTCACCACATTGAGATTGAGGCTGAGCATCATTTGACAGCACACATCACGTTCCGCTTTCGGCGTCCCGAACATGCTGGTAGTGTCTTGCGTATTCGATACTCCGAGGCATACGAGGACGAGCCCGAATTTGTTCCGTATATCCGCCGTAAGGGTGATAGGGCAGACTTCAGTAAAGCATTATACGGCCCAGAGGATCGCTATGTGTTTGCAGGTCGTCTTGGAGCCCAAAGCAGTGCTGATTTGGGTTATGAGCCGGATTCAAACGCGTTCGAGGTCTTTTCTCCGTTCCACTTCCGTACCTTGCGCTACATGTCAATCGACATCGATGTCGCACAGAACAGTGATCTGGACCTggtcggcatcggcaccgACGAGTTTCACTATCCGCTGGACGACAAGAGCGGATTCGACATCCCGTCTCCTACGGAGCATGAGACAACGTACGGGTCCATTTGGGCAACCAGCGTCCGCACTCTCAGGAACTGCATGCATGACTGTTACGAGGACTGTCCATTCTACGAACAGCTGCAGTATGCCATGGACGTCCGTAGTTCTTGTCTTTTTACGTACGCCTTATCAGGTGATGATCGGATGGCCCGACAAGCCATCGTCCAGCTTCACAACTCATACCGACCAAGTCTTGGGCTTATCGCCAGCCGCAGCCcatctcatcaacttcaGGTGATTCCTCATTTCTCACTCTTCTGGGTGTGCACCGTCGCGGATCACTACTTGCATTATGGCGATGGATCATTCACTCGCGCCTTTCTGTCAACATGCGACGGCATTCTCAATTCATTCGCCAGGCGTCTCAACCCCGACACTGGACTTCTTTCATCCAGCCTCGAAGCAATCCAAACGCACTGGGACTTTGTCGATTGGACGGACGAATGGCGCCCTATGGGCATTCCAACAGCTTCTCAGCGAACGGGCACTCAAACTTTTACCAACTTCATTTACGCTTACACGCTCCAAACGATTGCCGAGACTGTCTCCCACCTCGGTCGCCCAGGCCTCGCGGCAGAGTATCGGTTGCGGGCCCGTGAGATAATCCAAGCCACTCGGAAACACTGTTGGCTCCATTTCGCTTTTACCGACGGCTTAGCAGCCAAGGCTGATCAGCTTCTGGACTTCAGCCAACACAACCAGATATGGGCTGTTCTCTGTGGCGCAATagacggcgaagaggcgAGGACCTTACTTGGTCGTTGCCTTCTTGATGCCACGTGGGACTCTGGCGTGACATTTGATACCGCTCATATCCCGAAATTCACGAAGGTATCTACGGCCATGTCATTCTACGCCCTACGTGCGCTATCTGCGGCCGGCGGAACCCTCTACGACCAAGCCTTTCATGCCTTTTGGAATCCTTGGCGGGTTCAACTGTCTCAAAACCTGACCACATGGTGCGAAGACGAGGTAACCTTGAGGTCCGACTGCCACGCTTGGAGTTCAGTTCCGCTGTACGAGTTCATGGCCGAGGTGGCCGGGGTGCGTCCGCTGGAGCCCGGGTGGACGACGATTGCATGCGCTCCTC
The DNA window shown above is from Colletotrichum destructivum chromosome 2, complete sequence and carries:
- a CDS encoding Putative six-hairpin glycosidase superfamily, alpha-L-rhamnosidase, six-hairpin glycosidase, which encodes MDRSFLDTTWIWHPDWQDHGVNTAGRLVHFRKTIDLTTVPSAPLTIQITADTRYKLFVNSHCLITGPVKGDEHLWFYDEVDIQPFLTQGLNRISIRVLRFFHATPYATSFPRLSFPGLFVRTPAPSQDHAALALQSDASWECAIDHTTVLRVDQKEDDFLHIYEDVDASKVSLLDWVPAQPLDLPTSHGLTPPWILTPRMIPVPESVPVRPAAIHNLRSPIDYATWEQIVLGLSGPLRLPAGTSHHIEIEAEHHLTAHITFRFRRPEHAGSVLRIRYSEAYEDEPEFVPYIRRKGDRADFSKALYGPEDRYVFAGRLGAQSSADLGYEPDSNAFEVFSPFHFRTLRYMSIDIDVAQNSDLDLVGIGTDEFHYPLDDKSGFDIPSPTEHETTYGSIWATSVRTLRNCMHDCYEDCPFYEQLQYAMDVRSSCLFTYALSGDDRMARQAIVQLHNSYRPSLGLIASRSPSHQLQVIPHFSLFWVCTVADHYLHYGDGSFTRAFLSTCDGILNSFARRLNPDTGLLSSSLEAIQTHWDFVDWTDEWRPMGIPTASQRTGTQTFTNFIYAYTLQTIAETVSHLGRPGLAAEYRLRAREIIQATRKHCWLHFAFTDGLAAKADQLLDFSQHNQIWAVLCGAIDGEEARTLLGRCLLDATWDSGVTFDTAHIPKFTKVSTAMSFYALRALSAAGGTLYDQAFHAFWNPWRVQLSQNLTTWCEDEVTLRSDCHAWSSVPLYEFMAEVAGVRPLEPGWTTIACAPRVQLFRSFNAKVALGGRLAPGIACITWSREDGSKLGRISICLQDVSVDNPIRIRLTLPGHHSEEYGVHTISTIFQVE